In Oscillatoria salina IIICB1, a single window of DNA contains:
- a CDS encoding ATP adenylyltransferase family protein, giving the protein MTKSKLLLEPGTLWNKVTQQTEYALNCGALHSIATEYELIGDRGINFVVRSVANLVRKDEAKKQQPQEKKSKKNPFLPYEEDLFVSDLSETHLCLLNKFNVVDHHLLIVTREFESQDNLLNLNDFQAIWTVLREIDGLAFYNGGAIAGASQPHKHLQLIPLPLISEGEKIPIAPAIAAAEFSDTIGTIPQFSFLHGLMKLDPSWGESPAQAGISSLECYHDLLRAVNLLHQEVDSDRLSGAYNLLFTREWMLLIARSQEHFHSISVNSLGFAGSLFVRNDEQRKIVKERGPLTILANVARSGKSVLK; this is encoded by the coding sequence ATGACGAAATCAAAATTGCTGTTAGAACCAGGTACTCTATGGAACAAGGTAACACAGCAAACTGAATATGCTCTCAATTGTGGCGCACTTCACTCGATCGCGACTGAATATGAGTTGATTGGCGATCGCGGAATTAATTTTGTGGTAAGATCGGTTGCTAACTTGGTTCGTAAGGATGAAGCGAAAAAACAGCAACCACAGGAAAAAAAATCGAAAAAAAATCCTTTTCTTCCTTATGAAGAAGATTTATTTGTTAGCGATCTTTCCGAGACACATTTGTGTTTATTAAATAAGTTTAATGTAGTTGACCATCATTTACTGATCGTTACTCGCGAGTTTGAGTCACAGGACAATTTACTCAACTTAAATGATTTTCAGGCAATTTGGACAGTGCTGAGAGAAATTGATGGTTTAGCTTTTTATAATGGTGGCGCGATCGCAGGTGCTAGTCAACCCCACAAGCATTTACAGTTAATTCCTTTACCGCTTATTTCTGAAGGGGAGAAGATACCCATCGCTCCCGCGATCGCGGCGGCTGAGTTTTCCGATACTATCGGTACAATACCCCAATTTTCTTTCCTTCACGGACTAATGAAACTCGATCCTAGTTGGGGAGAATCTCCCGCCCAAGCTGGTATTTCTAGCTTAGAATGTTATCATGATTTATTACGTGCAGTTAACTTGCTTCATCAAGAAGTTGATAGCGATCGGTTATCGGGAGCATATAATCTGCTTTTTACTCGTGAATGGATGTTATTGATTGCGCGATCGCAAGAACATTTTCACTCAATTTCTGTTAACTCGTTAGGTTTTGCTGGTTCGCTATTCGTGCGTAACGATGAACAAAGAAAAATAGTCAAAGAGCGCGGTCCTTTAACTATTTTGGCAAATGTTGCTCGCTCAGGAAAATCTGTTCTTAAATAA